The Polypterus senegalus isolate Bchr_013 chromosome 10, ASM1683550v1, whole genome shotgun sequence genomic interval taaaaaaaacaagtaaacataaaattctatatcaacaaaatttatcgtctctggaaaaattaaaaagcttGTAGATGGTCACCCCTTTAttacactagctggaagaattaacactgttaagatgaatattcttcctaagctccttttattcaaaacataccaatataaatttaaaaaatcgttctttaagcaattagattcaacaataacctcatttatttggaattctaaacacccacgcatcaaagagcgacctacaaagacaaaaggcagaaggcgcatggctctacctaacttccagttttattactggcgcaaatatacagtcgatgaACCTGGACCAAATGAAGAATATAaaaggcatggaccgcaataagtaaaatcctgcagtacttcgaTTCCCTGCTCTCGCTCCAATAAACACCGTTATCGGCTCACTAAtaccaattgtgctccactcacttgaatctggaaccaatgtaaagcattttaagacggagcttctttctgtggcacccctgcaaaagaaccacctctttcaaccttcacaaacatatgcattttttaatatctggaaaaatctggaattaacttgcttagagatctttatatagacaacgtctttgcatcctatgaacaattacattccaaatttaacattccagctacaaatttctttcactatcttcaaatcaggaactttgttaaacagaaccttccagattttcctcatcttgctggaaaaaatattgctcaattttgaggaattagactccatctctacaatatataaaatcattttacaatcccttcctttcaaaatccaagaggacactgggaaaatgacctctcaattaatatatcagaaaaggagtggaaagtagcaatgcagagaattcactcgagctccatatgccaaagcatacaattatacaactcaaaattatatatcgagcacatctgtctcgactaaaactctcaaaatgctttcagggcatgatccaacctcgaacgttgcaaccaacccagcctcactgggtcacatgttctgggcctgcaccaaattagcattattctggacaaaaatttttaattacctctcagacagccttggactcacaatccctcctaacccattaacagctgtgtttggggttcttccagagggcttaaagtggagaaagacaaactaattgtgattgcattcactacactgttgtacACAGggcttattctgataaactggaagaacccaaactctcctttaagtcagtggaaactgatgtgttatattatttaaaattggaaaaaatcaaatagaagatatgtgcagacttttttcaaaacatggcaggagctaatcagtaatattttaaaataatttataaagcacagagaatttgtaatttaggtatttttacaagccttaaattttacaccgtttggcttgctctctctctcaagggtggggatcgatctgttcttagcataattctttttttgtaaaaacttgattgctatgtattgattgtaataaaaaaaaaaatgaaccatcAAAAAACACTAGTGGCCTGCTTAAGACATCAGAATCAATAATGTGTATGCTCAGTTCAAGTACAAAAGTAAACAATTTTAAGCTCACATGTATTATGACACATACTTAAAATGAAcattaacagaataaaagaatGGTTACATCGTTAAATGAACTGTATTTGAGTGGTAAGAGATGGTGGAGTTGCAatttctttaattacattttcagactaaacaggccattcagtcacCTTGGAGTTTGGCAAAGAAACACTCAATGGAgtacaaaaataaatccaaagtGGAAGAGGTTTGTGATCATAAACATTCAGGCCTGTCGACTCCAAGGCCATCCTGCTCTTCCAAAACCCCACCATGCCATTTCCTTTGTCATTAGGGTGCATATCAAAGTAGAGTTTGATCAGACCCTTGTGATGAAGGGTGACCACCAAAATCATTTAGTTCAGGAAGGACAATTGGTTTTCGTGCAGAACTGCACTGTGCTGAAGTTCCCAACCAAACCAGAGAAGGCCCTCAAAGAACCCACAACATTAGGGTGGCATTTAAGGATTTAAAAATTAAGGTCTCAACCATTTTTCACCAGTCACAAATTTCTTGCTGTCCGTTCCCATAAAaccatggatttaaaaaaaaaaatatatatatatatatatatatatctggagGTGGAACATTTGCCAGCTTTCAGCATCAGATGTTAGTTCTATTTCTGTATTAACTGCTGGTAAAAGTATGATTTTATAAAATTGTCAAATTTAGTTTGTGTTTCCTGCCATTTTGTTTATTCTAACAATTACAGTAATTTGTTTAATAGGATTAgttgtacttttatttaaaatatttttttgttaactaCTATCATTTACTTTCTCTATATTTAGACTTACTGCCCAATTATAATTGGGATCAACATTTTCTATGTCTGCTTGCATTTGAAATTACTTTTCAGTACAGtaatcacatggcagcaagtTTGTCTGCACTTTTGACACATAGCCAGAGTATAGGGTGTCCAAAAGGTTCAATCCAATTGTGTTGCAGTCTGAAGCAACCGAGTGAAAAACTTGATGCTACCAACTGACGAGCTTAGGTTAGTCCTGATGAATTGAATCATCACCCAGACAATCAAGCAGTTTCACATCATGGCAGATAACTGCACAGTGCAAGTTTACTTTGCTAAAAGACATTTCACTTACTCAAGATTACAACTCCACCATACGTGGATGAGAAGAAATACACAGGAATTTATCACCATGTCTGCTGTCAGGGAAACCTTACAGTTACAGTACAAAAATTGTGTACTGTATTGGTTATCCTGAAACTCCAAGTAGAATGACTGCAGAGACAGGGAATTGTACCAACTAGTGACCAGCATTACATGAGGAATGTATTGAACGGTAAATGTCACAGAAACAGATTCCCCCTTCTAAAATTAAGCATTTACTGCTGTCAAAGTGTGTATTttaaacaattgtccataatatcATGTATATTCAAACACACACAGGGGCAGGGAAAGCCCACCATTTAAATGCCTATTGAAGTGCAACCCTTCCTCAGAGAGAGAACAGATCCCAGACTGGCAGGACACTAACCAGTCCACCACACATTGGCGTCAAGTCCAATTGTTTCTACGCCATTGTAGTCATGACCACAATTTCTATGCTGTATGGTACAAGCTGCCCGGACAAAGCAGAAACTGATATTTTCTAAACACCCTGGAGAATGacagaaaatttaaattgaaagGACCAAGCAGCCAGTCAGTCACTTTTGAAGTTTTATTCAAACCAGAGCTCAAAAGCATCAGATTGAGAAAGTTGACACAAACCACAATTGAAACTATTCTTTAAATCCAAGCTCTTCATAACAAGCTCCCAAGTCAATCTGAATTGTCTTCAGCACATTCTTCAGGGCTGTTTTAGCATCAGGACCAAAGCGGTCAAGCTTCTCTGCTGCCACCGTGACAATGACTTCACTGATGATCTGTAAAGGAAGATCAGAATTACACATTATTATTGCCAGCACTACTCAGTAGTTTGAGCCAATGAGGCCAAGAACTGCCAGCAGCCAAACATCTACATGCTGTACCTTCATGGTATCAAGACTGGCATAACTAATACAAACTGCCAGCACTATCCAGCAAGTCTGAACAGGGGTTCCTTCCTGAACGGAGTAACTGCTTAGTCCAAAACCAAGTGTACTCCGTTCCAACAAGTTCTTACACGGATAATGGAAGAAATAAACTTTGGTGGCTTCCAATGAAACAGTATTAGAGTACAGATTTGTGAAAAATACAGAAAGAGCGCTCATTTTGCAAAGGAGTGGAAACATCTAGAGAGTTTTAGATCAGTTAaacatttgaattatttaaaGGGTTTAATTTAGGTATTTGTAGGAATGATTTCCCGTACATAGAATAAAGAGTGCATAACAGGAATGTGGAGTACATGGTCTACTGAAACCTTCACAGCTACAGAAATTAAAAGCAAGAAagtggagctgccaggtaaacgCTGATCAATCACTGCCCTTTACACATGGATGGTCTTTACATCAAGGCTATATACCCTCTCTACATAGTATAAAGTAGAGATCTCAAAGCTGTTGACTCTCAGGGGACAACattgaatttaaaaaagagaTATCTACATTGGCATATGCATCATAGATGTTACAGAAATTGAACTCCAAAGTCTCCTTTACCGAAAGGAGGTTAGACCACCACATTACACCCCAGTCAGAAACACCAGCATTCTTATAAACATTCATCTAAGCAAGGGCATCAATCACATCAAGCCTTTAAATTCAGTAGGGAGAGAAGTACCTGAAAGTTAACCAGAGGGATCTTGTGCTGCTTGGCATGGCTTTCTGCTAAAGCCTTCAAGATTTCCTTGTGTTCCCCATTTGCTTTTAGGATTTCTGTCAGCTTGCAAACCACAATTTCCCCATGGGCCTGGACACCAGGATTGTTCTGCAGCTGCTCTTTGGAAAGGCCAACGAACTTGGGGAACAGCTTCTGAACATCTGGATGGGTCTCAAACAAGCTGAAGATACAGGGAGAGGAAGTTAATGCCATTAACTGTGCCAATTTCAATACATTGCCCTGCTATATCACGGCCATCTTGCACTCCAAAACAGCTCATATTAAAACCTTTACTAGGTTGTATAGTTCTTCCTGTAGCCACTACTtgagaaaaagtaattttattatggGGAAGGGTTCTTTATACTTAAAGATTAAGATGCACAAAAAACTCTTCACACACTAAACTATTAAATAGCAACAATCAGGAAGTTAGTTCCTTCATTCAGATTATGCTTTTCTAAACCAGCAATGGTTTTACAATGGCATCAATTTCAAAAGTCACTCTAGCATCTTCACTGTGCCTTGAACAGAGCAGTAAGCAAAACAGCTTAAAGCCATGTTTTATATAATCCTTTAGCCATGGGTTACATGGCATTAAGATTTGCCCAAAAAGCTGAACAATTGAGCCCGCACACTAAATCAAGAAAACAAGGGGTTTAACaaggcagtaaaaataaaactccaaACATGTAATCAGAAGTAAGCTTCACTTTATCATTAGATCACCCagattctcaaaaaaaaaacacactaatttCTGCTAtttaatgttaaaacaaaaaacctcAGCAAa includes:
- the LOC120537054 gene encoding myoglobin-like; this encodes MSACVADCKTVLSFWAPVEADPRCYGEIILLRLFETHPDVQKLFPKFVGLSKEQLQNNPGVQAHGEIVVCKLTEILKANGEHKEILKALAESHAKQHKIPLVNFQIISEVIVTVAAEKLDRFGPDAKTALKNVLKTIQIDLGACYEELGFKE